In a genomic window of Saccharothrix sp. HUAS TT1:
- a CDS encoding MFS transporter: MTSAREPDPRRWKALTVTLVAGFMSLLDVSIVSVALPSIQHGLGTTPAGVQWVVSGYALAFGLALVPAGRLGDAIGRRTMFLVALGGFVLFSALAGLAPTTEVLIVARLAQGISAGALAPQNSALIQQLFRGAERGRAFGFFGSTVGISTAVGPVVGGLILAVAGEDEGWRWIFYVNVPIGVVALVLAARLLPKARGGRRGQLDLVGAALLGTGVLAVMLPLVLAEAGGLAELWWLFGLGAVLLVLFVRWERRFAARGGSPMLNIGLFTGTPGYGSGALLGMVYFIGFAGIWLVFALYFQTGLGYTPLESGLAVTPFAVGSAASAVVGGRLVENWGRKLTVTGLSMVVVGLGVTAVLLVLAPPHLAGWAVAPALLVAGIGGGWVISPNTTLTLRHVPVSMAGAAGGALQTGQRLGSAIGTAALTGVFYTVLSASGRDFPMAAAVAVGGATVAVALALVVAVVELRARPRCPSAVADAEQAVHDAP, encoded by the coding sequence GTGACCAGCGCCCGCGAGCCGGACCCGCGACGGTGGAAGGCCCTCACGGTCACGCTGGTCGCGGGGTTCATGAGCCTGCTCGACGTCAGCATCGTGTCCGTCGCCCTGCCGTCCATCCAGCACGGCCTCGGCACCACCCCGGCCGGCGTGCAGTGGGTCGTCTCGGGTTACGCGCTGGCGTTCGGCCTGGCCCTGGTGCCGGCCGGACGGCTGGGCGACGCGATCGGGCGGCGGACCATGTTCCTGGTCGCGCTGGGCGGCTTCGTGCTGTTCAGCGCCCTGGCCGGGCTGGCGCCGACGACCGAGGTGCTGATCGTCGCCCGGCTCGCGCAGGGCATCTCGGCGGGCGCGCTCGCACCGCAGAACTCGGCGTTGATCCAGCAGCTGTTCCGCGGCGCGGAACGCGGCCGGGCGTTCGGCTTCTTCGGCTCCACGGTCGGCATCTCCACTGCGGTCGGCCCGGTCGTCGGCGGCCTGATCCTGGCCGTCGCGGGCGAGGACGAGGGCTGGCGGTGGATCTTCTACGTCAACGTGCCGATCGGCGTGGTCGCGCTGGTGCTGGCGGCCCGCCTGCTGCCCAAGGCGCGCGGCGGCAGGCGCGGGCAGCTCGACCTGGTCGGCGCGGCCCTGCTGGGCACCGGCGTGCTGGCCGTGATGCTGCCGCTGGTGCTGGCCGAGGCGGGCGGGCTGGCGGAGCTGTGGTGGTTGTTCGGGCTCGGCGCGGTGCTGCTGGTGCTGTTCGTGCGGTGGGAACGGCGGTTCGCGGCGCGGGGCGGGAGCCCGATGCTGAACATCGGCCTGTTCACCGGCACGCCCGGGTACGGCAGCGGGGCGCTGCTCGGGATGGTGTACTTCATCGGCTTCGCCGGGATCTGGCTGGTGTTCGCGCTCTACTTCCAGACCGGCCTGGGGTACACGCCGCTGGAGTCCGGGCTCGCGGTGACGCCGTTCGCGGTCGGTTCGGCGGCGTCGGCGGTGGTCGGCGGGCGGCTGGTGGAGAACTGGGGCCGGAAGCTGACCGTCACCGGGTTGAGCATGGTGGTGGTCGGGCTCGGCGTGACGGCCGTGCTGCTGGTGCTGGCGCCGCCGCACCTGGCCGGGTGGGCGGTCGCGCCCGCGCTGCTGGTCGCCGGGATCGGCGGCGGGTGGGTGATCTCGCCGAACACCACGCTGACGCTGCGGCACGTGCCGGTGTCGATGGCGGGTGCGGCCGGCGGGGCGCTGCAGACCGGTCAGCGCCTCGGTTCGGCGATCGGCACGGCGGCGCTGACCGGCGTGTTCTACACGGTGCTGAGCGCGTCCGGGCGGGACTTCCCGATGGCGGCGGCGGTCGCGGTCGGCGGCGCGACGGTGGCCGTGGCGCTGGCGCTGGTGGTGGCCGTGGTCGAGCTGCGCGCCCGGCCGCGCTGCCCGTCCGCCGTGGCGGACGCCG